The Impatiens glandulifera chromosome 8, dImpGla2.1, whole genome shotgun sequence genome includes a window with the following:
- the LOC124912114 gene encoding kirola-like: MANTDLQKLVNQVEIKSDGDVFHEIFRERPHHISTMSPSLIQNVDIHDGHDWGTVGSIIYWNYTHDGKEKVAKEIIREINEEKKLVKYEVVDGDIKEHYKTFFITIHVDTEGENNLVTWTFEYEKLNEDVEDPTSIMDFCIAVSKDIETHHLVAN; encoded by the exons ATGGCAAATACTGATTTACAGAAGTTGGTGAATCAAGTGGAGATCAAATCGGACGGTGATGTATTTCATGAAATATTCAGGGAAAGGCCTCACCACATCTCCACCATGTCTCCTTCATTGATTCAAAACGTGGATATTCACGATGGTCATGATTGGGGAACTGTTGGATCTATCATCTACTGGAATTACACTCATG ATGGTAAGGAGAAGGTGGCAAAGGAGataataagagaaataaatgaggAGAAGAAATTAGTGAAGTATGAAGTTGTAGATGGTGACATAAAAGAACATTACAAAACATTTTTCATCACTATTCATGTGGACACTGAAGGAGAGAACAATCTTGTTACATGGACCTTTGAATATGAGAAATTGAATGAGGATGTAGAGGATCCTACCTCCATCATGGATTTCTGCATTGCTGTGTCGAAGGATATCGAGACTCATCATCTCGTCgccaattaa